In Mytilus edulis chromosome 13, xbMytEdul2.2, whole genome shotgun sequence, a single window of DNA contains:
- the LOC139501029 gene encoding acetylcholine receptor subunit alpha-like, with the protein MEKIVKLLLFIISHAAIPCFGQAGGGDEAKTLVTNLFSSYSTMVRPNKDYSEPMNVDLDMILVGINGLDEVEGKLTTTGYLSVRWIDEYLVWDNDIMQLYIPQNKIWKPDLTLKNGFTKLTTLGSDFILVQVMQMGFVWWQPFEVFESKCSIDITHFPFDQQTCDLVFVVWSYFIMDVNVTKGTNGIETEDMEESAQWSIVSTSAREDKEGTESKVTFTLTIQRSSGYYIFNIIIPVIFLGLLNVFTYVLPADSGEKMSYAMTVFLSFAVFLTIVSSELPKSSGSYFGYYLMVLLSFGVITVCVTALELRLHHSQCKVPSWIEKVMQCACCCCEDNRVDDLGNTKRKKDVTWSDFTAFIDFAMFWILFMSFIVLTVIVMIILKLRIKM; encoded by the coding sequence ATGGAAAAGATTGTAAAACTTTTACTGTTTATAATATCTCACGCAGCAATTCCATGTTTTGGACAGGCGGGTGGAGGGGATGAGGCAAAGACTCTTGTCACTAACCTGTTTTCAAGTTATAGTACTATGGTCCGACCTAACAAGGATTATTCGGAACCGATGAACGTTGATCTAGACATGATCCTTGTTGGTATTAATGGTTTAGATGAAGTCGAGGGTAAATTAACAACAACTGGTTACCTATCCGTTAGATGGATCGACGAATATTTAGTCTGGGACAATGATATAATGCAACTGTACATTCCTCAGAATAAAATATGGAAACCAGATTTGACACTTAAAAACGGCTTTACAAAATTGACCACACTTGGGTCCGATTTTATCCTAGTCCAGGTTATGCAAATGGGATTTGTATGGTGGCAGCCGTTCGAGGTTTTCGAATCTAAATGTTCGATTGACATTACACACTTTCCTTTTGATCAACAAACGTGCGACCTTGTTTTTGTAGTTTGGTCATACTTCATAATGGACGTGAATGTTACAAAAGGTACCAACGGAATTGAAACAGAAGATATGGAAGAAAGTGCACAATGGAGCATAGTTTCAACTTCTGCAAGAGAGGATAAAGAAGGAACAGAGTCAAAGGTCACATTTACACTTACAATACAACGGAGCTCTGGGTattatattttcaacattatCATCCCAGTTATATTTCTCGGACTACTAAATGTGTTTACCTATGTCCTTCCAGCGGATAGTGGAGAAAAGATGAGTTACGCTATGactgtttttttatcatttgccGTGTTCCTGACAATCGTAAGTTCGGAATTACCCAAGTCATCAGGATCCTATTTCGGATATTATTTAATGGTCTTATTAAGTTTTGGTGTGATAACAGTTTGTGTTACGGCACTTGAGCTCCGCCTGCATCACAGTCAGTGCAAGGTGCCAAGTTGGATAGAAAAGGTGATGCAATGTGCATGTTGCTGTTGCGAAGACAATCGCGTCGATGATTTGGGAAACACTAAGAGGAAAAAGGACGTGACTTGGTCTGATTTTACCGCTTTTATAGATTTTGCAATGTTTTGGATTTTGTTTATGTCATTCATAGTTTTAACAGTAATTGTAATGATTATTTTGAAACTTAGGATTAAAATGTGA